The Constrictibacter sp. MBR-5 DNA window CCGCAGGTTCTCAACGATCTTGGTTTGCACGACCGGAGCACTGATCCCCCGGGCGTTCGCGATCTCGTGTAGCGTCGGCCCAACATCCCCTGGACCAATAGGTCTACCTGACCGCTCGACAAACGGACCATCAGTTTCCGTCAAAAGACGATCATCGGGAATCGCACCGAGAACGCGTCGACCGTTCGGCGAACTCAACATCTTCTCGTTCACCGAGAAGAAGCATCCCATCTCGACACCGCGCCTCACCTCCGCCACCGATCCGGTAAACCAGTGCAGGACGACTGTCCCCCGGTCCGCGGGCAGGCACTCTTCGATCAGGTCGAGAACATGCTTCGCAGACCGGACACTGTGCACGCTCAGAACCTTGCCACCCGCGTCCGCGCACAGGTTGAGGATTCTGCGAAACGTCTGCTTCTGCAGCTCAAACGACCGATAATGGCGCGGTCCGGCATCGAGACCCACTTCGCCTACATATCGCGTCTCCGAAAGGAGACGCTCGAACAGGTCCAACTCGCCCGCCCTTTCCTCGACGAGCTGTGGATGGAGACCGAGGCCGACGCGGACGAACTCGCTGTGCATCGCGAGCTGCCGATTGCGAGGGAAAGCTTTAGGCGTCGTCGTCACAGCCAGAGTGGCCGTGCGGAGGGCGTCGCATCTCGCCATCGCCTCTTTCAGATCCGGGTACAGATCGAGATGACAATGAAAATCAACGAACTCGGGCCGCATCGCGTCAACTCGGCTTCGCGGTTACGCCGTCCAGCAACTCCGCCACCTCGAGAACACCGCGTCGAAACACGGCGGCATAGGCCCCCACTTCGGACGGTGCATCAGTCAGCGGTCCCGGCTTGTGGACCAAAATGCCGGCCAGCTCTGGTCGCTTCTCCAGACGCCGAGCCATAAGCTGGAACGACCGGACGTTCTCGCCCTCCGCCTTGTCGGTAAAGAGCGTCTGGGCCGCAAGATCGGGCACGGTATAGAGAGTGGGATCGGGCACCCCAAGTCCCATCAAGGACGCGCGACGAATGAGGCATGGTACACAGTAGCCGCAATGGCGCGGCGAAAGCTTCTTGTAGCGAGCCTTCGCCGGCGACGAACAGGACATCGAGTTGCCGACCTCCTTCTTGAGAAAATCTCGGTCCGCACAAGACTTCACCATCTCGCCCTTCGTGCGATGCCGATACTCGTTGACGAGCGTGGCCTCGATGCCGATCTCCTGAAGCAACCCGTTCACGCGCGCGATGAAATAGGGATGCGCTGTGCGGGTACTCAACGCCCCAAACCTGAGCGGATCCAGCGGTACGTTAAGTGCGATCAAACCGTTCTCCGGCACGTTGACCTTGGTCGGCTTTCCGAAGGCCGACGCCGCGAGGGACGCCAAAGCGAAAAAGAGGAAAGACCGCCCCCTCTGCGTCTCCTCGACCTCGCCCGTGGCTAGATGGTTGTGATCGAAGCCGAGGCGTACACGCATCGACCTGATTTCCGGACTCGGGAAGCGCCGCTGCAGACGATCCAGCAGGTAGCTCTGGGCCTTCGATGTCTCCGCGTCCCAATAGTGACTTACCAGAAGCGGATGGCGGCCACCCTTCAGCAGATCGAGCACACCAATCAGGCTGTCGAGCCCGCCGGAGAACAGGCACACCTCGTCGAGACCGTCCAGCGGAAGCTTTTCAGTCTTCGGGACGATCGATGACATCCGTTTCGTTCGCGGCCTAAAGAACAGCCGCCAGCGGTCGCCAGTCAGAAACTTCAGCAGATCTGCGAGCCGACGTGACAAGGCGCTCCATAGCGCCGGATCGGAGACAGGCACGTACAGGTCGATCTCCCGCGTCCAGCCATCCTGAGCATTAATTGCCCGCGACACCCGGGTATCGCCGGCGTTCACCAGGGCTGCGGTCAGCACGAGATCCACGGCTGACTCCGATGGCGCAAGACCGAGAGCGGAGAGCTGATCGAGCGCATGTCCGATCCCAAACTCGAGCCGCCGATCCGCGTTCAGGAAGTCGATCTCGTAGACATCAGAGTCTTTCTGGACGATCCGGACTCTCGTTCTGTCGTCGGGCCCGAGACGGCCAACAAGGCTGAACCTCCTCATGACGCCTCACCCAAGGTCTGCATCAGGTCGAATGCCGCCCCGTAAAGGTCCGAGACGAAGTCATCGATCTGTCGGCTGCTGACGTCCGCCAAGCTCGATCCGCTCGCCGCAAACCTGTCGCGGACACAGCCGTCGACGAAATCGTGCAACATACGCTGTGCGCGCTCTACCGCGGCGAGGTCAGGGGAAACCCGGATGCTGTTCGTGCCAACCTCGTTCAATATTTTTCCCTCGATCGATCGGGTAACGACGCCGATGAAGAATTCTTGGAGATCCGCCGGCGTCATCTCATCGAAATTGCCGACCCCCTCGGCCGCCAGGGCGGCGATGGTTTCGAGCATCGCATCACGCGCAATCGCCTCGTCGATCGTCCCGCCGGGCGGACACAGCGCATCCGTCAGCGCAACGAAGACATCGACGGCCGGCGCTCCGGCAAGTCCTTCGAGGTTAAATGGCCTGAGCGCCTCGGCCGGCCCCTGGGTCGCGAAATTCCGTGCGAGACCCGCGATGCCCCCGGCCGCGGCTCGCGAACTCGGCATTCGCCGCGCGGCGCCACGACCGCCGCCGCTGGCAGAGACATATTGACCAGCCCCGCGACGAACGGCCCTGCCGTCGGACGTTCTGGCGCCCCGGGTCAGATTTCCGCGAGCGGCGCCGAGGCCCGAGCCGGCAGGAGGCGGGCGCAGCGGCGGGTAGGCAGCCGGCGGTGTTTGAGTGTCAGTCCCAGCACCTTCGTCCCCGACGCCACCATCGCCGCCGGGTGGTGGCGCCCCCTGTGGCGCAGCGGCCGGCGTCGAAGGCGGATCATCCACCCAACTCGGCACCAGGCCGCTCTTGGAGCCGCCGAAGGTTCCCGAAGTGCCCATCAGCGCGTCCCCCCGCGCCTGCCCATCTGCATCGCGGCCTTCGCCGCCACCTGCAGCGGCTTGTTGTCGTCCTGCGCGGCCCATTCCGACAGCAGGGTCCTGAATTCCCCCTTCGCCGCCTCGGTCGTCAGCGCACCCGCCCAGCCACCAACGACCCACGGTCCGAGTTTTGATACGGGCAAGCCCTTGAGAAATGCGATCAGCGACGGCTGCAAGAATGCATGGTGCTGGCAGATCGCGGCGAGGCCCTGCACGCCTGGCGGTTGCTCACTAAAATCCTCCGCCACCGTCACCTTCGCGCGCAACGCGTCAAAAAGTTGTTCGGCTTCGGAGCCTGGTAAGCGCGTCACCTCGGCGGTTGCCTGCCGCACCTGGAGCGGCGGGCCGCTCAGCTTCGCGAGCAGTTCGTCAAGCTCTCCGAGCGACGTCACAGCGCCGAAGACGCTGCGACGATCACGGGTCACGAAAACGTACGGCCTCAGATCGTACTCTGCGAGTGCCGGATCGATCTTTGCCCACTGCTTGGCCCATTCCAGATTGGGCCAGTCCGGCAATGTTGGCTGATCCGAATCCGCCTCATCCGCCTTCCCGGATCTCTTTTCGCCCTTTGTCTTTTTCGTATCGGCCCCGTCACCTCTGACAGCGGCCTCGAGCGCGGCCAGCTCCTCCGACGCTCCCGTCCCGGCCGACCCCCGCGCGATTGCGTCATAGACTTCCGGCGCGAAGCGCTCGGCCAGCATGATCTTCGCAAGGACCGTTGGATTGAGGTCGTCACCGAACCCCCGCTCCTGCGCGATCGCCAGACGCAACGCCATGGTGTTTATAAAACGCTTCACCTGCCTAGGATTGCCGCGGGCGCCATCCGTGAGGATGGGCGCGATCCTGTAGGCGAGATCAAGCGCGCGCTCGACCGGTGCCGGCACGGATCCGAGAGCCTCCATAACGCCGTTGCGGTCGAGGCCTGGCCCCTTCCATGGGCGCTGCAGCACCTGCCGGGCGAACGCGACCAGTTTCTGAAATTCGTCCGCAGCCTCGCCGCACTCATTCAACACAAGTAGGAGCGTGACGTAGATGCGGGTCTCAGCATATCCGAGCGACGGCAGCCGGAACGGCACCTGGATCAGCTTCTCGAGGTAATTGCGAGCATACGTTGCGGGCCCCGCAGCGACCGGGAGGTCCGGAAAGTGCTGGCGCACCGCATATTCGATCATTCCCTCGTCGGCGGCGATCACAAACGCCGCCTTCGGCACGAAAAGGAACAGACGGATCGCCTCGAGTGTCTCGATTGCCGTTTCTGGCAGGCAGCGATCCAGATCGTCGACCAGAACCACCAGACGATCGATGTCCGCACACTGCAAGAGCTCCTCGAACTCCTCCCGGAACGCATGCATCTGTTCCGGGGCGGTCTCGGGTTCAGCTTCTTTCAGATACTGTCCGGCCTGCGCGGCAACGGACTGCAGTTCAGCCTGCGTGATCGCCTCTGCCGACTTGCCGAGCAGACTTGAGGCCGCGTCGTAGAGGTCCTTCAGGGTGTCCGGGTGCGGGATGCCCGTCGCCGCGGTGAAGGCCAAGCCCCCCACTTTGCGCGCCAGCTTCATCCAGTCCACACGGCGCAAAACTTTCTTCGCCTGGTCGATGACTTTGGTCGAAGTGGAACGGCTGCGGAGCAATTCCTCGACGATCGTCTCAATCAGGACGGCTTTCGCGTCCTCGAATCCCTGGAACAACCATCCGTTGAAACGAACACAGAGGACGCGATCGTTCTTCGCGAACGACTCCTCCACCATCATCAGCACGCTCGATTTCCCGGCGCCCCAGTCGCCATGTACGCCCACGGTGAGCGGGTCGTCGGACTTCTCGTTGATCAGACGCACGACCGTGCGCGCTATGGCCTCGTAGTAGAGAAGATCAACAGATGTTTCGTTGTCGGCGACGATCATCCCACTTTTCCTTGGCGTCCGGCCCGCTATTCGCACCTAAGGTCGGGGTATCCAAACCTCAGCCCAGCAAGCGATCAAATGTGTCTTCGCCCTCATTCGAGAGAACGACAACATAATGCCGCGCCCGAGTCAGGGAGACCTGCAGAAGGCGGCGTGCATCAGCGTGTGGCGGTGTCTTATCCTGAGCTATAAACGTATTGTACTGGTCTTCTACCAGTACCACGGCGTCATACTCCCGACCCTTGAGTTGGTGCATGTTCATCACGGAAACCGTCGCACTTTCTCTCTGCGCATCGACCAACTGGTCTTGTAATATGGCCTGTTCGAGCGCTGCCTCCGCTCCGCGGTAGTTGCCCTGCGAAACCCACAGACCAATCAATGCCTGCTCAATTGCAGAACCGCGTCGCAGTAGCCGAAGGTAGCGTGCGAGCTCCGCGACCTTGTTCAGCTCTGCCGCGTCCGCTCTCTCAAGGAGCCGCCTAACGCTGACCCAGTCTTGGGTTGGCGATCCCGTGAGACCATCCTTGTCTAAGCGGGCCATCACGTCTGCAATGGCGGCAACGCACTTCGTCGAAGGCACCTTGCCGGCGCGGCACCTCTCTGCCCATTTCCGCAATCTGTCAGAGGCTTCGATATTCGTCTTGTTTGCAGCCGATCGCAGCATGTCGGCGATACGATCCAACGCCTCCGCTAGCCGGTCGCTACTGCTAGCCTCAGTGCTTGAGATGATGTTGGCGACCACGCGCGCGGCGAGCAGGATCTGATGTTGATCGATCAAGACATCATGGGCCAGTGCCTTATAGACCTTCCCATTAATCGTCATGTTCATGGCCAACGCATCTGAAACCTGCCTAACGAGCCGCTTGCTGCGCGCCGCCACCGCGACCTTTGGACGATCTTCCTCTGAGCGATCCTTCGCCTCCCGGAAGGCCCTCCGAACTGCGAGATGAAGCTGCACTGACATACGGCCGGGCTTGAAGCTCTGTCTTACGATCTCATCGGGAAGATCCTGTTCTGAGCCGGGTGACAGTAGCGACCGAGCAAAGCCCGCGATACCTGTCGCGGGGCTCCGATTGTTTTCATTGGCAAAATCGAACCGTGCGCATTCAAGTGCCTGCGCGAAGTCCTCCAACCGGGTTTCCGAGACCCCAAACCTCCATTCATAGATGCGTTGCTCCGAGTCCCCGAGCCCGATGATCTCAGACTGATTGCTTAGCGCTTGCACCAAAGCCCATTGATCTTCGTCCGTATCCTGAAACTCATCAACCAGGATAAGGGGATAGGCACCACTAAAACATGCCCGGACGACTGCGGAGCGCCCCAGGAGTTCGGCCGCGCGCGGAGCGAACTGATCGTAGGTGACGAGTCCTTCCCCCACGTACAGGCGATCCTGCTCTTCCAGCCACTCTTCCTTGTTCAGCCCCGCCGAACGTACTGCAGCGTCCTGTGCGGGAATTATTTTGAGACGCCGGCGAGATGACGTGAGATAGCCGTGTGAGGTCAGTATCTCCCACGCGAAGGAGTGATAGGTCTTGATGTCAATCCGCTCAGCGATGTCATCTGTGAGAATGCGCCCAGCACTCTCCAAAATTCGCCGGATCGCCGAGTTGGAGAAACTCAGGAACAGAACCTTTTGCTCGGAGTCGAGCCGCCGGAGCACCCGGCGGCGCGCCTTGAGCAGCGCGATGGTCGTTTTGCCCGAACCCGGCCCTCCGACAACCAGCATGTGACCGTCCTCGTTGAGGATGCGTTTGCGCTGATCGCAGAGATTGAAAGCGTCTTCCGGATCGTCCGAGGTCATGCCTCTCCGGGCGAGTCGGCGCCATCGTCGTCCTCCTCATCCCCCTCTTCTTCTTCCGGCAAGAGGTCGTCGGGCAGCGCCTCGCTGATCGCCTGAAGGGCTGCTACGACTACTACCGGCAGGTGGTCCGGCTCGCAGTGTTCAACCAGCCGTCCCGCGTATCCCGACCCCTTGCGTGCCCTGAGCACGCGCTTGGCCAGTTTGCGGACCTCGTCATCCTCCAGCTCCGCCGTATACTCGTATAAAGACGGCTTCGCCGAATTGCTCGGATAGTCATCCGATGCCGATGCGTCTTCGAGAAATTCGCGGAGCGCCGAGATGGCCACTTCTTCAGCTAGCAGATATTCAATGCCTGTCTGATCGAGCTCCCAGCATCCATCAAAAAGCTCGTCTATATCGCCAGCGATCTCGGCGTTGGCCTGC harbors:
- the qatD gene encoding Qat anti-phage system TatD family nuclease QatD; this translates as MRPEFVDFHCHLDLYPDLKEAMARCDALRTATLAVTTTPKAFPRNRQLAMHSEFVRVGLGLHPQLVEERAGELDLFERLLSETRYVGEVGLDAGPRHYRSFELQKQTFRRILNLCADAGGKVLSVHSVRSAKHVLDLIEECLPADRGTVVLHWFTGSVAEVRRGVEMGCFFSVNEKMLSSPNGRRVLGAIPDDRLLTETDGPFVERSGRPIGPGDVGPTLHEIANARGISAPVVQTKIVENLRKVLKKDATLGR
- the qatC gene encoding Qat anti-phage system QueC-like protein QatC, which produces MRRFSLVGRLGPDDRTRVRIVQKDSDVYEIDFLNADRRLEFGIGHALDQLSALGLAPSESAVDLVLTAALVNAGDTRVSRAINAQDGWTREIDLYVPVSDPALWSALSRRLADLLKFLTGDRWRLFFRPRTKRMSSIVPKTEKLPLDGLDEVCLFSGGLDSLIGVLDLLKGGRHPLLVSHYWDAETSKAQSYLLDRLQRRFPSPEIRSMRVRLGFDHNHLATGEVEETQRGRSFLFFALASLAASAFGKPTKVNVPENGLIALNVPLDPLRFGALSTRTAHPYFIARVNGLLQEIGIEATLVNEYRHRTKGEMVKSCADRDFLKKEVGNSMSCSSPAKARYKKLSPRHCGYCVPCLIRRASLMGLGVPDPTLYTVPDLAAQTLFTDKAEGENVRSFQLMARRLEKRPELAGILVHKPGPLTDAPSEVGAYAAVFRRGVLEVAELLDGVTAKPS
- the qatB gene encoding Qat anti-phage system associated protein QatB, with protein sequence MGTSGTFGGSKSGLVPSWVDDPPSTPAAAPQGAPPPGGDGGVGDEGAGTDTQTPPAAYPPLRPPPAGSGLGAARGNLTRGARTSDGRAVRRGAGQYVSASGGGRGAARRMPSSRAAAGGIAGLARNFATQGPAEALRPFNLEGLAGAPAVDVFVALTDALCPPGGTIDEAIARDAMLETIAALAAEGVGNFDEMTPADLQEFFIGVVTRSIEGKILNEVGTNSIRVSPDLAAVERAQRMLHDFVDGCVRDRFAASGSSLADVSSRQIDDFVSDLYGAAFDLMQTLGEAS
- the qatA gene encoding Qat anti-phage system ATPase QatA → MIVADNETSVDLLYYEAIARTVVRLINEKSDDPLTVGVHGDWGAGKSSVLMMVEESFAKNDRVLCVRFNGWLFQGFEDAKAVLIETIVEELLRSRSTSTKVIDQAKKVLRRVDWMKLARKVGGLAFTAATGIPHPDTLKDLYDAASSLLGKSAEAITQAELQSVAAQAGQYLKEAEPETAPEQMHAFREEFEELLQCADIDRLVVLVDDLDRCLPETAIETLEAIRLFLFVPKAAFVIAADEGMIEYAVRQHFPDLPVAAGPATYARNYLEKLIQVPFRLPSLGYAETRIYVTLLLVLNECGEAADEFQKLVAFARQVLQRPWKGPGLDRNGVMEALGSVPAPVERALDLAYRIAPILTDGARGNPRQVKRFINTMALRLAIAQERGFGDDLNPTVLAKIMLAERFAPEVYDAIARGSAGTGASEELAALEAAVRGDGADTKKTKGEKRSGKADEADSDQPTLPDWPNLEWAKQWAKIDPALAEYDLRPYVFVTRDRRSVFGAVTSLGELDELLAKLSGPPLQVRQATAEVTRLPGSEAEQLFDALRAKVTVAEDFSEQPPGVQGLAAICQHHAFLQPSLIAFLKGLPVSKLGPWVVGGWAGALTTEAAKGEFRTLLSEWAAQDDNKPLQVAAKAAMQMGRRGGTR
- a CDS encoding ATP-dependent helicase produces the protein MTSDDPEDAFNLCDQRKRILNEDGHMLVVGGPGSGKTTIALLKARRRVLRRLDSEQKVLFLSFSNSAIRRILESAGRILTDDIAERIDIKTYHSFAWEILTSHGYLTSSRRRLKIIPAQDAAVRSAGLNKEEWLEEQDRLYVGEGLVTYDQFAPRAAELLGRSAVVRACFSGAYPLILVDEFQDTDEDQWALVQALSNQSEIIGLGDSEQRIYEWRFGVSETRLEDFAQALECARFDFANENNRSPATGIAGFARSLLSPGSEQDLPDEIVRQSFKPGRMSVQLHLAVRRAFREAKDRSEEDRPKVAVAARSKRLVRQVSDALAMNMTINGKVYKALAHDVLIDQHQILLAARVVANIISSTEASSSDRLAEALDRIADMLRSAANKTNIEASDRLRKWAERCRAGKVPSTKCVAAIADVMARLDKDGLTGSPTQDWVSVRRLLERADAAELNKVAELARYLRLLRRGSAIEQALIGLWVSQGNYRGAEAALEQAILQDQLVDAQRESATVSVMNMHQLKGREYDAVVLVEDQYNTFIAQDKTPPHADARRLLQVSLTRARHYVVVLSNEGEDTFDRLLG